The Amaranthus tricolor cultivar Red isolate AtriRed21 chromosome 2, ASM2621246v1, whole genome shotgun sequence genome contains the following window.
ATGTTATGCTGTTTGCAGATGCCAGAAGTTCTTTCTAATGTTCATCACGGCCTTACCATCACCAATTACACATTGATGTAGTGTTTTTGTGCAACCCTAGAATTACATGCGGAAGTCCGGTCCTTGAGATAGTTGACTATCTTGACTGGTTGTAGACTTTAATGTGAAGTGATTCCTTGCATATAAATGTGCTCTTAGGATTTTGAGGATTGAGAGGTCGAATTCTTCTATTCCCTTTGAAATTAGTCTTTCTCATTGGTGACAGATGGTTGGTTGTTTCCCACCGATGTACGACATTGAGAGGTCATTCATGTAGATTTGGTTGGATGCTTTCTTGATTTTGTTACAATCATCTTCTGCAATGAAGTTTGGCTCCCTAATTTTTACCTGTTGACATCTGATCTCTGATTGATTTGTTTCATTCCATTACTTTTCTCCACCCCATCCCATGAACTTTCAAACCAAagaatttttccttttatgtaTTTGTGTAAGATGCACAAGAAAGAGATTGGAGTATCTTTGAAACTGAGGCATCTAAACTCAAAAAgtactgatttttttttcacgGAGATCTGTGCAGGATTCAAAGAGGAGCTTTCAGGAGTCAGAGATCAGGAATGCTCTCTGGAGTATGGGGTAGTGCAAGATGCGGATCGACTTGACGCTATTGGTGCCATTGGTATTTCCCTAAATTACACATTTTATAACATGACGAACTTATAGTTTCATGTAATGAACTGTTGTAATTCTTGCGTAGTGGACAGCTTGAAGCTCTTTAATTAATGAACTTTCATGATTATTGACTGGGACAATACACGATCAGACAATGATATGAGAGAACTTTTCATACAGCATCAATAGCTCAGTAGTTTCTACTACAGCTCAATGTGATGCAGTGCTTAGGTTTGGTCGAGTATATGTTGTAGTTAAGCTTtacttatttctttaatttcaggTGTTGCACGCTGCTTCACATTTGGGGGAAGTCGGAGCAGGGTTCTGCATGATCCTGCCATAAAGCCACGGTTTGCAATGTCAAAAGAAGAGTACATGAATAAAGATAAACAGACTACAATAAATCATTTCCATGAGAAGCTTTTGAAACTCAAGGATTTGATGAAAACACAGGTTAGAATGTGTGACTTATTAGTTGTGGCTTCAGAACTCTAGTCTAGATATTTTCCTACTATTAGTTCGGAGTCATTTTTGTGGTTCTTTCTGTGGTTATTCATTCATTTattgcgttttttttttttttttttgtgtctgTCGTCTTGTGATTGAGTGGACAACGTTTGGTGTTATTTCCATTTAAACACGTTCAATTCCTCAAATGTCGTGCTTGCTTGTATTGCACTTTTTATGACATTCAAATAAGTCCTGTGTGTTTATGTTTAGGCTGGACGGAAGAGGGCAGAGAAAAGGCACAAGTTTATGGAAGAATTCTTGGAAGAATTCTACCTGGAGTGGAATGGAAGGGCTTGATAGACATGGTAACTGATACGGAGACTTGTGGCAGAAACTCactttgtatttattatttgtgTTCATCTACATTATTCTTGGAATAAGCATGAGGTTATTATTAAGTGGATCGATTTCTATTATTAACCTGACTAAAGAACCGAACCATAAAGTACTTACATAGTAGGGGTGCCATGAAAAGATATGGTTTGAAATCGCATATCAAATTTCCTCCGTTTGTGTCGAAATACATTCAAAAGTCTCATTCTTCTAGTGTTTTATGTTTCTATATTT
Protein-coding sequences here:
- the LOC130806308 gene encoding uncharacterized protein LOC130806308 yields the protein MEGRRDVVRRAEKLVEESMKGNDASHDAAHVYRVRDLALSIAAEEGLSSSPDSMLIVELAALLHDIGDYKYARDPAEEKVAEQFLEQEGIEETKAMKILDIIKQMGFKEELSGVRDQECSLEYGVVQDADRLDAIGAIGVARCFTFGGSRSRVLHDPAIKPRFAMSKEEYMNKDKQTTINHFHEKLLKLKDLMKTQAGRKRAEKRHKFMEEFLEEFYLEWNGRA